One genomic window of Piliocolobus tephrosceles isolate RC106 chromosome 19, ASM277652v3, whole genome shotgun sequence includes the following:
- the NCF4 gene encoding neutrophil cytosol factor 4 isoform X1: MAVAQQLRAESDFEQLPDDIAISANIADIEEKRGFTSHFVFVIEVKTKGGSKYLIYRRYRQFYALQSKLEERFGPDSKSSALACTLPTLPAKVYMGVKQEIAEMRIPALNAYMKGSTDRSRSNGEGTGATLGIDKSSFNALSPQSLLSLPVWVLMDEDVRIFFYQSPYDSEQVPQALRRLRPRTRKVKSVSPQGDSIDRMAAPRAEALFDFTGNSKLELNFKAGDVIFLLSRINKDWLEGTVRGATGIFPLSFVKILKDFPEEDDPTNWLRCYYYEDTISTVKDIAVEEDLSSTPLFKDLLELTRREFQREDIALNYRDAEGDLVRLLSDEDVVLMVRKARSLPSQKRLFPWKLHITQKDNYRVYNTMP; the protein is encoded by the exons ATGGCCGTGGCCCAGCAGCTGCGGGCCGAGAG TGACTTTGAACAGCTTCCAGATGATATTGCCATCTCAGCCAACATCGCTGACATCGAGGAGAAGAGAGGCTTCACCAGTCACTTT GTTTTCGTCATCGAGGTGAAGACGAAAGGAGGATCCAAGTACCTCATCTACCGCCGCTACCGCCAGTTCTATGCTTTGCAGAGCAAGCTGGAGGAGCGCTTCGGGCCAGATAGCAAGAGCAGCGCCCTGGCCTGTACCCTGCCCACACTCCCAG CCAAAGTCTACATGGGTGTGAAACAGGAGATCGCCGAGATGCGGATACCTGCCCTCAACGCCTACATGAAG GGTTCCACGGATAGGAGCAGGAGCAATGGAGAAGGTACAGGAGCCACACTTGGAATTGACAAATCTTCGTTTAATGCTCTAAGCCCACAG AGCCTGCTCAGCCTGCCAGTCTGGGTGCTGATGGATGAGGACGTCCGGATCTTCTTTTACCAGTCGCCCTATGACTCAGAGCAGGTGCCCCAGGCACTCCGCCGGCTCCGCCCGCGCACCCGGAAAGT CAAGAGCGTGTCCCCACAAGGCGACAGCATTGACCGCATGGCAGCTCCGAGAGCAGAG GCTCTATTTGACTTCACTGGAAACAGCAAACTGGAGCTGAATTTCAAAGCCGGAGATGTGATCTTCCTTCTCAGTCGGATCAACAAAGACTGGCTGGAG GGCACTGTCCGGGGAGCCACAGGcatcttccctctctccttcgtGAAGATCCTCAAAGACTTCCCTGAGGAGGACGACCCCACCAACTGGCTGCGCTGCTACTACTACGAAGACACCATCAGCACCGTCAA GGACATCGCAGTGGAGGAAGATCTTAGCAGCACTCCCCTATTCAAAGACCTGCTGGAGCTCACGAG ACGGGAGTTCCAGAGGGAGGACATCGCCCTGAATTACCGGGACGCTGAGGGGGATCTGGTTCGGCTGCTGTCGGATGAGGATGTGGTGCTTATGGTACGGAAGGCTCGCAGCCTCCCCTCCCAGAAGCGTCTCTTTCCCTGGAAGCTGCACATCACGCAGAAGGACAACTACAGGGTCTACAACACAATGCCATGA
- the NCF4 gene encoding neutrophil cytosol factor 4 isoform X2 has translation MAVAQQLRAESDFEQLPDDIAISANIADIEEKRGFTSHFVFVIEVKTKGGSKYLIYRRYRQFYALQSKLEERFGPDSKSSALACTLPTLPAKVYMGVKQEIAEMRIPALNAYMKSLLSLPVWVLMDEDVRIFFYQSPYDSEQVPQALRRLRPRTRKVKSVSPQGDSIDRMAAPRAEALFDFTGNSKLELNFKAGDVIFLLSRINKDWLEGTVRGATGIFPLSFVKILKDFPEEDDPTNWLRCYYYEDTISTVKDIAVEEDLSSTPLFKDLLELTRREFQREDIALNYRDAEGDLVRLLSDEDVVLMVRKARSLPSQKRLFPWKLHITQKDNYRVYNTMP, from the exons ATGGCCGTGGCCCAGCAGCTGCGGGCCGAGAG TGACTTTGAACAGCTTCCAGATGATATTGCCATCTCAGCCAACATCGCTGACATCGAGGAGAAGAGAGGCTTCACCAGTCACTTT GTTTTCGTCATCGAGGTGAAGACGAAAGGAGGATCCAAGTACCTCATCTACCGCCGCTACCGCCAGTTCTATGCTTTGCAGAGCAAGCTGGAGGAGCGCTTCGGGCCAGATAGCAAGAGCAGCGCCCTGGCCTGTACCCTGCCCACACTCCCAG CCAAAGTCTACATGGGTGTGAAACAGGAGATCGCCGAGATGCGGATACCTGCCCTCAACGCCTACATGAAG AGCCTGCTCAGCCTGCCAGTCTGGGTGCTGATGGATGAGGACGTCCGGATCTTCTTTTACCAGTCGCCCTATGACTCAGAGCAGGTGCCCCAGGCACTCCGCCGGCTCCGCCCGCGCACCCGGAAAGT CAAGAGCGTGTCCCCACAAGGCGACAGCATTGACCGCATGGCAGCTCCGAGAGCAGAG GCTCTATTTGACTTCACTGGAAACAGCAAACTGGAGCTGAATTTCAAAGCCGGAGATGTGATCTTCCTTCTCAGTCGGATCAACAAAGACTGGCTGGAG GGCACTGTCCGGGGAGCCACAGGcatcttccctctctccttcgtGAAGATCCTCAAAGACTTCCCTGAGGAGGACGACCCCACCAACTGGCTGCGCTGCTACTACTACGAAGACACCATCAGCACCGTCAA GGACATCGCAGTGGAGGAAGATCTTAGCAGCACTCCCCTATTCAAAGACCTGCTGGAGCTCACGAG ACGGGAGTTCCAGAGGGAGGACATCGCCCTGAATTACCGGGACGCTGAGGGGGATCTGGTTCGGCTGCTGTCGGATGAGGATGTGGTGCTTATGGTACGGAAGGCTCGCAGCCTCCCCTCCCAGAAGCGTCTCTTTCCCTGGAAGCTGCACATCACGCAGAAGGACAACTACAGGGTCTACAACACAATGCCATGA